In Xiphophorus hellerii strain 12219 chromosome 4, Xiphophorus_hellerii-4.1, whole genome shotgun sequence, a single genomic region encodes these proteins:
- the brd7 gene encoding bromodomain-containing protein 7 isoform X2, whose translation MGKKHKKHKSEKHAYEEYGERPLKLVLKVSGNEVTTGSSSLDTFYEEQPVDSDKPKDKKKKKKKDKDRSFGSPEEDRGKKKMTKKKKGHDADGEEDREQSRTPIRSELDKLEEKEQTPLQEALNQLIRQLQRKDPNAFFAFPVTDLIAPGYSSIIKRPMDFSTMKDKVKKEFYQSLDELKVDFRIMCENAMIYNKPETIYHKAARKLLHSGMKILSQERLDSLKQSIDFMSGLDRFAKQPVKSEDQGVTSSDQSKEGAMTAGSSERSQTPSTPRQDKDSKDEAAKAEKELEEIRKVIEESGGKLSNRVVQCDLEFARRKSDGSTTLAVLNPADPSPGDVGYCPVKLVMMSNRLQNGVNSLQSFREDKRNRVTPVSYLSYGPFTSYAPAYDSSFSNISKDDSDLIYSFYGEESSLQGSDSLSEFLAKSDEYVYKMGDSLLDAMTNGEHSRCLKETEPPEEPGSRQEKKSGVEVAEDNSSTKLDVPRSAESLDVAEELSGDALHFQQKLDETTKLLRNLQEVQRERLSAKQPPNMICLLAPTAKELELAEKVTGNLTELTGQVAPCDVSSIYGIRKAMGITVPPELPEPLIDLTTVHETNEPMETSSTCPDVGHLVAVK comes from the exons ATGGGCAAGAAGCACAAAAAGCACAAGTCCGAAAAACATGCATATGAAG AATACGGAGAGAGACCGCTGAAGCTGGTGCTAAAGGTGTCCGGGAACGAAGTCACGACCGGAAGTTCCAGTCTGGACACTTTTTATGAGGAGCAACCCGTGGACAGCGACAAACCcaaagacaagaagaagaaaaagaagaaagataaaGACAGGAGCTTCGGCTCTCCAGAGGAAGACAGAGGGAAGAAAAAG ATGACTAAAAAGAAGAAGGGACACGATGCAGATGGGGAAGAAGACAGAGAGCAGAGCAGAACTCCTATTCGTTCAGAGCTGGATAAACTGGAAg AAAAAGAGCAGACACCTCTGCAGGAAGCTTTGAATCAGCTCATCAGGCAGCTTCAAAG GAAAGACCCCAATGCATTCTTTGCATTTCCGGTGACCGACCTCATTGCACCTGGTTACTCTTCAATTATTAAACGCCCGATGGACTTCAGTACAATGAAGGACAAAGTCAAGAAAGAGTTCTACCAGTCATTGGACGAACTCAAA GTAGACTTCAGAATCATGTGTGAGAATGCCATGATTTACAACAAACCAGAGACAATCTACCATAAGGCAGCTCGAAAACTGTTACACTCTGGAATGAAGATCCTGAGCCAG GAAAGGCTGGACAGTCTAAAGCAGAGCATAGATTTTATGTCTGGCCTTGACCGCTTCGCCAAACAACCGGTGAAGTCAGAAGACCAAGGAGTCACCAGCTCAGACCAGAGCAAGGAGGGAGCCATGACTGCAGGGAGCAGCGAGCGCTCCCAGACACCCAGCACTCCAAG ACAAGACAAAGACTCCAAGGACGAGGCGGCAAAGGCCGAGAAAGAGCTGGAGGAAATCCGCAAGGTCATTGAGGAGTCAGGAGGAAAGCTGTCGAACAGAGTGGTGCAGTGCGAT TTGGAGTTTGCAAGGCGGAAGTCCGATGGCTCCACGACTCTCGCCGTCCTCAACCCGGCCGATCCGTCACCCGGGG ATGTTGGCTACTGTCCGGTGAAACTGGTCATGATGTCCAATCGGCTGCAGAACGGCGTGAACAGCCTGCAGAGCTTCAGGGAGGACAAAAGGAACAGAGTTACTCCAG TGTCCTACTTGAGCTACGGCCCGTTCACATCCTACGCACCGGCGTACGACTCCAGCTTCTCCAACATCAGCAAGGACGACTCAGACCTCATCTACTCGTTCTACGGAGAAGAGTCCAGTCTGCAGGGCTCAGACAG cttGTCGGAGTTCCTAGCCAAATCTGATGAGTATGTTTACAAAATGGGTGACAGTCTTCTGGATGCGATGACCAATGGAGAGCATTCAAGATGTCTAAAGGAAACTGAGCCT CCAGAGGAGCCAGGAAGCAGACAAGAGAAGAAGAGTGGCGTTGAG GTAGCCGAGGACAACTCATCCACCAAGCTGGACGTCCCTCGTTCTGCTGAAAGCCTGGATGTGGCTGAGGAACTCTCTGGGG ATGCCCTGCACTTCCAGCAAAAGTTGGATGAAACTACAAAGTTGCTGCGTAACTTGCAGGAAGTACAGAGGGAGCGCCTAAGTGCCAAGCAGCCGCCTAACATGATCTGCCTGCTGGCCCCGACTGCCAAGGAGCTGGAGCTGG CTGAGAAAGTTACAGGGAACCTGACGGAGCTGACTGGTCAAGTGGCCCCATGTGACGTCAGCAGCATCTACGGCATTAGGAAGGCCATGGGCATCACCGTCCCCCCAGAGCTGCCTGAACCCCTCATAGACCTCACAACAG TTCATGAGACAAATGAACCGATGGAGACCTCATCCACCTGTCCAGATGTGGGTCACCTTGTCGCAGTGAAATGA
- the brd7 gene encoding bromodomain-containing protein 7 isoform X1 translates to MGKKHKKHKSEKHAYEEYGERPLKLVLKVSGNEVTTGSSSLDTFYEEQPVDSDKPKDKKKKKKKDKDRSFGSPEEDRGKKKMTKKKKGHDADGEEDREQSRTPIRSELDKLEEKEQTPLQEALNQLIRQLQRKDPNAFFAFPVTDLIAPGYSSIIKRPMDFSTMKDKVKKEFYQSLDELKVDFRIMCENAMIYNKPETIYHKAARKLLHSGMKILSQERLDSLKQSIDFMSGLDRFAKQPVKSEDQGVTSSDQSKEGAMTAGSSERSQTPSTPRQDKDSKDEAAKAEKELEEIRKVIEESGGKLSNRVVQCDLEFARRKSDGSTTLAVLNPADPSPGDVGYCPVKLVMMSNRLQNGVNSLQSFREDKRNRVTPVSYLSYGPFTSYAPAYDSSFSNISKDDSDLIYSFYGEESSLQGSDSLSEFLAKSDEYVYKMGDSLLDAMTNGEHSRCLKETEPQPEEPGSRQEKKSGVEVAEDNSSTKLDVPRSAESLDVAEELSGDALHFQQKLDETTKLLRNLQEVQRERLSAKQPPNMICLLAPTAKELELAEKVTGNLTELTGQVAPCDVSSIYGIRKAMGITVPPELPEPLIDLTTVHETNEPMETSSTCPDVGHLVAVK, encoded by the exons ATGGGCAAGAAGCACAAAAAGCACAAGTCCGAAAAACATGCATATGAAG AATACGGAGAGAGACCGCTGAAGCTGGTGCTAAAGGTGTCCGGGAACGAAGTCACGACCGGAAGTTCCAGTCTGGACACTTTTTATGAGGAGCAACCCGTGGACAGCGACAAACCcaaagacaagaagaagaaaaagaagaaagataaaGACAGGAGCTTCGGCTCTCCAGAGGAAGACAGAGGGAAGAAAAAG ATGACTAAAAAGAAGAAGGGACACGATGCAGATGGGGAAGAAGACAGAGAGCAGAGCAGAACTCCTATTCGTTCAGAGCTGGATAAACTGGAAg AAAAAGAGCAGACACCTCTGCAGGAAGCTTTGAATCAGCTCATCAGGCAGCTTCAAAG GAAAGACCCCAATGCATTCTTTGCATTTCCGGTGACCGACCTCATTGCACCTGGTTACTCTTCAATTATTAAACGCCCGATGGACTTCAGTACAATGAAGGACAAAGTCAAGAAAGAGTTCTACCAGTCATTGGACGAACTCAAA GTAGACTTCAGAATCATGTGTGAGAATGCCATGATTTACAACAAACCAGAGACAATCTACCATAAGGCAGCTCGAAAACTGTTACACTCTGGAATGAAGATCCTGAGCCAG GAAAGGCTGGACAGTCTAAAGCAGAGCATAGATTTTATGTCTGGCCTTGACCGCTTCGCCAAACAACCGGTGAAGTCAGAAGACCAAGGAGTCACCAGCTCAGACCAGAGCAAGGAGGGAGCCATGACTGCAGGGAGCAGCGAGCGCTCCCAGACACCCAGCACTCCAAG ACAAGACAAAGACTCCAAGGACGAGGCGGCAAAGGCCGAGAAAGAGCTGGAGGAAATCCGCAAGGTCATTGAGGAGTCAGGAGGAAAGCTGTCGAACAGAGTGGTGCAGTGCGAT TTGGAGTTTGCAAGGCGGAAGTCCGATGGCTCCACGACTCTCGCCGTCCTCAACCCGGCCGATCCGTCACCCGGGG ATGTTGGCTACTGTCCGGTGAAACTGGTCATGATGTCCAATCGGCTGCAGAACGGCGTGAACAGCCTGCAGAGCTTCAGGGAGGACAAAAGGAACAGAGTTACTCCAG TGTCCTACTTGAGCTACGGCCCGTTCACATCCTACGCACCGGCGTACGACTCCAGCTTCTCCAACATCAGCAAGGACGACTCAGACCTCATCTACTCGTTCTACGGAGAAGAGTCCAGTCTGCAGGGCTCAGACAG cttGTCGGAGTTCCTAGCCAAATCTGATGAGTATGTTTACAAAATGGGTGACAGTCTTCTGGATGCGATGACCAATGGAGAGCATTCAAGATGTCTAAAGGAAACTGAGCCT CAGCCAGAGGAGCCAGGAAGCAGACAAGAGAAGAAGAGTGGCGTTGAG GTAGCCGAGGACAACTCATCCACCAAGCTGGACGTCCCTCGTTCTGCTGAAAGCCTGGATGTGGCTGAGGAACTCTCTGGGG ATGCCCTGCACTTCCAGCAAAAGTTGGATGAAACTACAAAGTTGCTGCGTAACTTGCAGGAAGTACAGAGGGAGCGCCTAAGTGCCAAGCAGCCGCCTAACATGATCTGCCTGCTGGCCCCGACTGCCAAGGAGCTGGAGCTGG CTGAGAAAGTTACAGGGAACCTGACGGAGCTGACTGGTCAAGTGGCCCCATGTGACGTCAGCAGCATCTACGGCATTAGGAAGGCCATGGGCATCACCGTCCCCCCAGAGCTGCCTGAACCCCTCATAGACCTCACAACAG TTCATGAGACAAATGAACCGATGGAGACCTCATCCACCTGTCCAGATGTGGGTCACCTTGTCGCAGTGAAATGA